In the Patescibacteria group bacterium genome, TTTCTAAAAAACAAATTTCTGATTTATGCCCTTTCATGGACAAATAAGAAGATAGCGATCCCATTGTGAGGGATGCCCCCGATTGAGAAAATAGGGATCTATGATATACTAATTTTATTCTTAATTTAGTAATATTTGATCTTTTATTCATTTAACTTTTATGATAATATAAAAACATTATATTATATATAAAATTAACTAAAATGTCAATAATAACAAAAAAAATATGGACAAAGGATTAATAACTCATCTAGTAATTTTAAACGAAAAAAAGGAGATGCTTATTCTTCGAAGATCATTGGAAGAAGATGTTCTTCCTGGCTATTGGGATGTTCCCGGAGGAACACTAAAAGACGGGGAAGACCCAAGGGAGGGAGCACTTAGAGAGACCCGAGAAGAAGCTGGAATCAATATTGATGACTTAAGCCTTTTTTATCACACTTCGAATGTTGACGTGGGTAAAAACAAACAGTTTGTAAGAATGATTTTTATTGGATCATATAGCAATAACGATGTCATTCTTAACCCAGAAGAACACATTGACTATGAGTGGGTTGATATCAATAATATTGACAAAGAGAAAGAGTTAGTTGACTATCTGTACGATATAATAAATATATTAAAAGAAAAAAGACACATTTTATTTCATATATAAAAATAATTAGTCGAACATAATAGTTTTTCTTTTTTTTATTTTAAGCCCAGTGGTTTTACTGGCTATATACTTAAAGAAAGACATCCAACCCGCCACTCCATGAATAAAATAAAAAGGAATAGAACCTATAAAAATATAGGATAATATTTTTAATTTGCAAATATTCCTGGGATTTGTACATATATACGATAAATAATTTGGCAGAACTAAATAAAGAAAGAAGGTTAATAAAAATAAAAGATAATATAACAAACTATTTTGTAAAACTGAATAATAAAAAATTAATGTGAAAACAAGTGGGCCAATTGTCCAATAAATAGCATGACTAAAAAGTTTCAAAGAAAGTATAAATAGCAAACTTCTCTTTATTGTATTTTTATCTTTTTTAATAACATTATAATAATCGAAAGCCTGAACCGGACCAAAAAACCAACTTGCTTTTTGAAAAAATAAACCCTTTAAATTATCAGGAGAAAAAGAAAGATCGAAATATGGGATAGGTTTTATTTCTTCTCTTAAATAACTTAACTTGAGACCAAAAATGGCATCTTCATTATGCATTCCCTCAGAAAACCCTCCAAGTTTATCAAAAATATTTTTTGTAAAAAAAAGACCATGTCCAATGCAATAATTTAGAGGATAGAGATGCACTGATTTTTTACTCACTTTATATTGTTCTAAAGAATGAGGAATCTCAAATCCCAGGCTCCATCTATTTTGCCAGGAACTTCCGCTAATCAAAATGGACCTAGAAAATAAGTTTCTATTTAGAATGCTCCCTATATTCCCCAAGTAATTTCCATACTGCTGATAAACTTGAGTTGAACTATTTCTATTATTCTCACTTGCGACCCATTCGAATGATTTTATATCGGGACGGGAGTCTGCGTTATACAAAGAAAAAAGAAGCGTACTATTTTTGGGAAGTTTTTTTTCTAAAGAATGTACTGCGTAATTAACTTGGCTTGCCATATTGCCATCTCTTAGGGGGTAATGAATAACTTCAATATTTTTAAACTTTTCTTTAATTTTTTTTGAAACTACTACTGTATTTTTTTCGCTGACAGCATTATTGATATCAAATTCTTTTTCAGTTGTTATAAGAATTATTTTTGAACCAGGGTAATTCATAACTAAATCAGAAAAATATCTAACTGTGTTTTCAATTATTTTCCCTTCATCTAGCACTGGAATTAATACCATGAATTTTATAGGAAATCTTTTTTTCTCAAAATTTAATATTTGATTTTTTTTTAACCAAAAAGAAGATTTTACTATTTTTAAAATCCAATACAAAGACAATATTAAAAAAATTGAAATTGAAATTATATATAATTTAAACATATTTATAAATAAATAGCGCAGTCAATTGACATGCGCTATTATTTTCTTAAAAAACCAATATGATTTTTTATTTCATTAAATTCAAAGAATAAACTTGCTTCTCTGATTGCATCTTCTCTGGTGTCAGGAGCATGAAAAAGATTGATTACCGGATGATTGTCGTTGAGAATAAACTTATTTCTGATTGTTTTTCTGATTTTCAACAATTTTTCAATACAGTTATCTCCACCAAGAAGTAAAATTTGAGAATCACCCGATTTATAATATTCAATCAAAGATTTTTCCCAAGAAGATTCAAAAAAATACGGGTAAAGATTATATATTATGTTTTCTTCAATTCTTACCATTTTTTTAAGTACAACTTTAAAGCCCTGGCTTTTTAAAAATTTCCTAATTGGTTTTTCTAGCCCTCTTTTAAAGCAGTCTGGCTTTAAGATACAAAAACCAAAGTCTTCTAGTTTATGTTCAAGAACTTCGATTTCTTGATTCTCTTTTATTTGACCTCTCCAAACTCTTTTTTCATTTCCAACCAAAATATATTCTTCACCTTCATCTTCATATATTATTCCGTTTGCATCTGGCCCAATGTAGAAATTATAAAAATTACCGTTAAGTTTTATTGAGCAAATAGTCCTATTTTTTGAGTCTTTTCTCCTTAAGTGCAACATTCTTTCTTTAACTTCTGCTTCTTTCATCTCGGCTCACCTCCTTTTTTTAGTAGTATTTTAATGAACAAAACATTTCATATTAACACGTTATTATATTATTGTCAATCTACAAAAACATATCTTGGGTATCCTGCCCCAGGTCTTAATTTAATCATTGTAGCAAATGCCTTTCTACTTTCTAAAGATAAACAAAAACAGACCGTTAAGCCTGTCTTTGTTAAGTGAGGAAGGACAGGGATTCGAAGGGATAAATCCCAACAACTCAATCGTAAATGTTTAACTATTTTCATTATTGTTTCCTAGAAGCAACATTTTCTGATTTCCTTATATTCATCACACACCAGGGTTCTCATCCTGTTTCTTTCACAACAAAAAAACTGGTTTTCACCAGTTTTTTTATAATGAGGAAGGACAGGGATTCGAACCCTGGGAACCATCTCTGGCTCAACGGTTTTCAAGACCGTCACGTTCGACCGCTCCGTCATCCTTCCAGTTATCCTATTTTCACAAGCTCCTTGTTTAGAAAAGCTAAACAAGAAATTTGTGCGGAGAGAGAGGGATTCGAAGGGGTAAACCCCAACAAACCAATCGAAAACGAATAATACATTTCCGTTCACTCTTTCTTCCAAGCAATGAAGAACTAAGCATTTACCTTGATTCCAACAGAGGGTTCTCACCCTCAATCTTCCTCGTTCACTTTGTTC is a window encoding:
- a CDS encoding NUDIX hydrolase; the protein is MDKGLITHLVILNEKKEMLILRRSLEEDVLPGYWDVPGGTLKDGEDPREGALRETREEAGINIDDLSLFYHTSNVDVGKNKQFVRMIFIGSYSNNDVILNPEEHIDYEWVDINNIDKEKELVDYLYDIINILKEKRHILFHI